A genomic region of Dreissena polymorpha isolate Duluth1 chromosome 4, UMN_Dpol_1.0, whole genome shotgun sequence contains the following coding sequences:
- the LOC127878554 gene encoding alpha-protein kinase 1-like, with amino-acid sequence MQGQPVLVETGPQFVYSSSPGHQPILVSQQPGPLQPGPPQPYTSMQPPGQQPRYIQQQQPPPQILHQVQVQQGQYHQQQQQQFHHQQQQQEFQQPQRIVQQAVQELPRPESQTETQPPYPGQVSSSGADYTNMPPYPSQLSISGAEHAQMPPYLGQVSSSGPDNTHMPPPPPHSIAGVKRQSPGLSPLAAPEPRKKLKGAQEDEDDDQDVPSSMASQVKEVRKYSFNQYSGGPQLYTAPTPTGLTQYGEGVSVSGAGEYSQYGVAQTGLGPEYTGYQEQQYQNQEQQNRYGASPQHNVYGSQAGAGPGFTQFSAVSSAATYSTNVSSPHPHLSQFPRPLPHRLCTRTPTTGAGHSRGRDLIPKFVQMGTNGREELLSQPPPPPPRTGYW; translated from the exons ATGCAGGGTCAGCCAGTACTGGTGGAGACAGGGCCCCAGTTTGTGTACAGCTCCAGTCCAGGCCACCAACCAATCCTGGTATCTCAGCAACCAGGACCTCTTCAACCCGGCCCGCCTCAACCGTACACATCCATGCAACCGCCGGGGCAGCAACCACGCTACATACAGCAGCAACAGCCGCCACCACAGATTTTGCATCAAGTGCAAGTACAACAGGGGCAGTATcatcaacaacagcagcagcagtttCATCATCAACAGCAACAGCAAGAGTTTCAGCAGCCACAAAGGATAGTCCAGCAAGCAGTACAAGAACTACCGAG GCCGGAAAGCCAGACTGAGACTCAGCCCCCTTATCCAGGTCAGGTGTCAAGCTCAGGGGCCGACTACACCAATATGCCCCCTTATCCCAGTCAGTTGTCCATCTCTGGTGCAGAGCATGCCCAAATGCCCCCTTATTTAGGTCAGGTGTCGAGCTCAGGGCCAGACAACACCCACAtgcccccaccaccaccacaca GCATTGCCGGGGTGAAGAGGCAGTCCCCAGGCCTGTCCCCACTAGCTGCACCAGAACCCAGGAAGAAGTTGAAAG GTGCCCAAGAAGACGAGGATGATGACCAGGACGTGCCCTCGTCGATGGCCAGTCAGGTGAAGGAGGTGAGGAAGTACTCGTTCAACCAGTACTCAGGGGGCCCCCAGCTCTACACTGCCCCCACCCCCACAGGACTTACGCAATATGGGGAAGGGGTGTCAGTGTCGGGGGCGGGAGAGTACTCTCAGTATGGCGTGGCCCAGACTGGTCTGGGACCCGAGTACACGGGCTATCAGGAACAACAGTACCAGAATCAAGAGCAACAAAATAGATATG GTGCAAGTCCCCAGCACAATGTGTATGGCAGCCAGGCAGGTGCGGGCCCAGGGTTCACACAGTTCAGCGCCGTCTCCAGTGCTGCCACTTACTCCACCAATGTTAGCAGTCCCCACCCTCACCTCTCACAGTTCCCCCGCCCCCTCCCCCACCGCCTCTGTACGAGGACCCCAACAACGGGGGCGGGGCACTCAAGGGGCAGGGATTTAATCCCAAAGTTTGTACAGATGGGTACTAATGGTAGAGAGGAGCTTCTTAGCCAGCCACCTCCTCCCCCACCCAGAACTGGTTATTGGTGA